The following are encoded together in the Cyanobacterium aponinum PCC 10605 genome:
- a CDS encoding 7-carboxy-7-deazaguanine synthase QueE: protein MLLFNKKEEDIKDYLKVEYPVVEIFHSLQGEGFWAGVNAFFIRLAGCDVYCPWCDQKETWSMKKHPLFTVENLLNEINTVETKHIIITGGEPLLHNLLPLTKILKYGGYQTHLETSGSNVFTGEFDWVTLSPKPYKKPHESIYAHVDELKVVIDNENDLKWAASEAEKLPKYTVKYLQPQWENPASQKLVIDYILSHSQWRMSLQTHKYLNIL from the coding sequence ATGCTTTTATTTAATAAAAAAGAAGAAGATATAAAAGACTATTTAAAAGTAGAGTATCCTGTGGTGGAGATTTTTCATTCTTTACAAGGGGAAGGCTTTTGGGCAGGGGTTAATGCTTTTTTTATTCGCCTGGCAGGATGTGATGTTTACTGCCCTTGGTGTGATCAAAAAGAAACTTGGTCAATGAAAAAACACCCTCTGTTTACGGTAGAAAATTTATTGAATGAAATCAATACGGTTGAGACTAAACATATTATTATCACCGGAGGAGAGCCTTTGTTACACAATCTTCTACCTTTAACTAAAATATTGAAATATGGAGGTTATCAAACTCATTTAGAAACTTCTGGAAGCAATGTTTTTACTGGGGAATTTGATTGGGTAACTCTTTCTCCTAAACCATATAAAAAGCCCCATGAAAGTATTTATGCTCACGTAGATGAATTAAAGGTAGTTATTGATAATGAAAACGATTTAAAATGGGCGGCTTCAGAGGCGGAAAAACTACCTAAATATACAGTCAAATACTTACAACCTCAGTGGGAAAATCCTGCTAGTCAAAAATTAGTCATAGACTATATTCTTTCTCATTCACAATGGCGGATGAGTTTGCAAACTCATAAATATCTCAATATTCTTTAA
- a CDS encoding cupin domain-containing protein produces MEYISLKNLPNQSVSHNQSIKKKTILSKGKLPHITNFSQAIFAPQQIAYVHNHDDMWEVFYVEQGTGIIKINEREYILEKGVCVLVEPKENHEIINNSDDNLIINYFGVIN; encoded by the coding sequence ATGGAATATATTTCTCTAAAAAATTTACCTAATCAGTCAGTATCTCATAATCAATCTATAAAAAAAAAGACTATTTTAAGCAAGGGAAAATTACCCCATATTACTAATTTTTCACAGGCTATTTTCGCTCCTCAACAAATTGCATATGTTCATAATCATGATGATATGTGGGAAGTTTTTTATGTAGAACAAGGAACGGGAATTATTAAAATTAATGAGCGAGAATATATTTTAGAAAAAGGTGTTTGTGTCTTAGTTGAACCAAAAGAAAATCACGAAATCATTAACAATAGTGATGATAACTTAATCATTAATTATTTCGGCGTTATAAACTAA
- a CDS encoding DNA cytosine methyltransferase: protein MKVLKYVKFIDLFAGIGGFHQALSYYGAKCVFASEWDKHCQGIYLKNYGILPEGDITIIPENEIPSHDILCAGFPCQAFSISGKQLGFNDTRGTLFFDIVRIAQYHQPSLLILENVKNFARHDEGKTLKVVENSLNEIGYDVFYKVLNASNFGVPQKRERIYILGFRKDLNVKKFIFPHSYSKATSLIDFCLDDSEIKDFIINRSDIKIKNNLEINRDIFGNYPQKPIRIGMINKGGQGERIYHQFGHAITLSAYGGGAGAKTGIYLINGKIRKLASRECARIMGFPDDFVISDSKNIAYKQFGNSVVVNVLKSIVEKIFAVDNLVTFHPKVVSLSSFAGDKSK, encoded by the coding sequence ATGAAAGTTTTAAAATATGTAAAATTTATCGATTTATTTGCAGGAATTGGTGGTTTTCACCAAGCATTAAGTTATTATGGTGCTAAATGTGTTTTCGCTTCTGAATGGGATAAACATTGTCAGGGAATTTACTTAAAAAATTATGGAATTTTACCCGAAGGAGATATAACGATAATTCCCGAAAATGAGATTCCTAGTCATGATATTTTGTGTGCTGGTTTTCCTTGTCAAGCCTTTAGTATTTCGGGAAAACAATTAGGGTTTAATGATACTAGGGGTACTTTATTTTTTGATATTGTGAGAATTGCTCAATATCATCAACCGTCATTATTAATCTTAGAAAATGTGAAAAATTTTGCCAGGCATGATGAGGGAAAAACTTTAAAAGTTGTTGAAAATAGTTTAAATGAGATTGGTTATGATGTTTTTTATAAAGTGTTAAATGCTTCTAATTTTGGTGTACCTCAAAAGCGAGAAAGAATCTATATTCTAGGTTTTAGAAAAGATTTAAACGTGAAAAAGTTTATCTTTCCTCATAGTTATAGTAAAGCAACCAGTTTAATCGATTTTTGTTTAGATGACTCAGAAATTAAAGATTTTATTATTAATAGAAGTGATATAAAAATTAAGAATAATTTAGAGATAAATAGAGATATTTTCGGTAATTATCCACAAAAACCCATCAGAATCGGGATGATTAATAAAGGTGGACAGGGAGAAAGAATATATCATCAATTTGGTCATGCTATCACTCTATCAGCTTATGGTGGTGGCGCCGGTGCGAAAACAGGAATTTATTTAATCAATGGTAAAATCAGGAAATTAGCATCAAGAGAATGTGCCAGAATTATGGGATTTCCCGACGATTTTGTAATTAGTGATAGTAAAAATATTGCCTATAAACAATTTGGCAATAGTGTCGTGGTTAATGTTTTAAAGTCAATAGTAGAAAAAATTTTTGCCGTTGATAATTTGGTGACTTTTCATCCTAAAGTTGTTTCACTCTCAAGTTTTGCCGGTGACAAAAGCAAATAA